The DNA sequence CTGACTTCGCATTTTGGTTGGCCAAAGCATCAACTCTGGTCCCCAATTCCGTGGAGGAAGTGCgcagtcctgccatgtcttgttcTAGGGATGTTATTCGCATGCTCCGTCTGCCCTTGGATGGTCCTTCAGCCACTGCAGCTTGTTCATGTAGGGGTGAGGCAGGTTCAACCTCCTCCTGCCCTTTATCTCCCTCTTCCGACGCATTAGAATCGTCACTATGAGTTGCCCCTGGTGCCACCGGGTCTTTCCCGATGGTCACTTTGTCTGCCCGaaactttgcttctttctttaccATGCAATCTGCATTTGGGTTCTCAGGCACCCTTGCTACCCGGCACAATCTAGTGATCAGAGAGGGGAAAAAGAACCCATATCTTCTGTGGTGAATGGATGAACATCTCAGACTGAATAACCTTGGCCACATCGAAGTCTTGGCCATTCACGAAGCACCATATCAAGGCAGCTCTCAGATCATTTACCTCCGTGGTGTTATGGGATGGCAGTAAGCGATTGTTGATGATGTACAACCAGCATTTTCCTTCAAAAGCGAGTGAGGAAGAGTGTAGCTTCGATCCCGACACAACCTACACTACCTCTTTGTCTGGTGCATAGATAGTTCTGAAAAAACCTGTTCCATGTGATGGGTTCTCTCTTGTAAGTATCATAAAAATCCTCCTCCCCCATTGAATTCAGGCAATCGATACACTCTCCTGATGGCGTCTATCGATGCATCCACCCTCGTGTGTCACACAGTGCATATTCTATCCTCATGTTTGGGgcagttggcatagaactcccgtaCAAGCATCAAGTTACCATCCTCCGGCTCTTCGAAAAAGCAGTCAAATCTGCGCCTGATCAACTCCCGATACATATTAGGGCACTCATCCTGGAGGGACGCCCTGTCAATACCCCTTTCTGGTACAAGTTTTTTAGTGGCCTTCAAACTGAAATGGTCTTGGGCAGCTCTGGAGACAAACCTGATACGATCAAACATAGCTGCACTGGCCGGTGCCCGTCCCCGAGATGAGCCTCCATGACCAATTGATGAGGCCCCGGTAGCGCGTCTCTTCCTTGAGGGTTGCATGTTACCTACACAATAAATACTACTATCAATGGAGAGAGGAATATGTGTCCCAAtggcggttactcagacttcactcgcACAATTGGTCACAATTTATATTCAACACTCATTAAGGCAAATCAACAAACAGGTAGTGTGCATATGTTCCCCCAAGTCACCCAAAGACCCAATCAGACTACCATTCCTCACAAACCCAACAATGGCTTCCTCCAAATCAAGCAATTCAAATAGCCTCCATATACCACATATAAACCACAATCTAAATCCTAAACAAAAGTACCTATGCTTTTACTACCCTatacagaaaaggaaaaaaatgaaaaatactaagaaagaggaATAAAATCATGTACTTACTTGGAGATCTTGAGAAGAATGGAGGTGGGAGAGTGGTTGAGTGGGGAAGAGAAAGAAGGAGAAGAGTCTTGTGTTGAAAGGAAAATATGGGGGAAAGGAGGGGTTTGGGCACTTGAAGTTAGGGAGAAAAGAGGAGAAGTGGGGGGAAGTGGGGGTTGTGGGCGTTTAAGTTAGGGAAAAATAAGGGGGGATAAACAAAAGGAGAAACTTACCTGGACAGCCCCAAATCCGCGCCCCAATCCGCGGTCGCGGATTCTGGGCATAGGGGGGCCAAAAATCCGCGCCCCAATTTGCGGCCGCGGATCTCCGTCTCCAGCCAATTTTTGTCTTTGCCGCATTTTTACCTATTCTCGGGTTAATTTCGACCCTCGAATCCTTCCGATGCGCATAATTTGTGCCCTGCACACTAGTAGATCGGTCAAAGTTGTTTAAAATCAATTACAACAACCAAAGTAAGAAATTAATGGGTTGTCTCCCAAAAAGTGCCTAAGTTAACGTCGCGGCCCGACGATTTACAGCAAACCATGGGTTACCTCCCAGGAAGCGcccgatttaacgtcgcggcacgacgcatgctTTTATTATCACTCGTTCGCATACTGGGGCTCTTCCAAAGTTATCACCACTCTATCCCCTTTCTCTTCGACCATTCCAAAGTAATGTTTCAGCCTTTTCCCATTCACCGTGAACTTGTTTGTCCCATCTTCGGATTCAATCTCTACAGCTCCACTCGAGAGCACTTGCACCACTCTGAAGGGTCCTGACCATCGGGACTTCAACTTACCCGGAAACAATCTCATTCTTgagttgtataacaacactagatctcCGGTCTTGAAGTTTCGATCTAAGATGTGCTTATCATGgatcattttcatcttttctttgtataatcTAGCATTCTCAAATGCATGGATCCTGAATTCCTCGAGCTCATGTAACTCAGTGACTCTATTGGTGCCTGCGGTCTCTATATCCAGATTCAACTGCCGCAGTGCCCAAAGTGTTTTATGTTCGAGCTCTACCGGAAGGTGGCatgcctttccaaacaccaacttgtacagtgacataccaattggagttttgaatgTTGTGgggtatgcccataatgcatcatctagCTTTTTTGCCCAATCAGTCCTTGTTGCATTCACTGTCTTTGTCAGGACACTTTTAATATCTCTATTggacacttcaacttgcccgcttGTCTGTGGGTGGTACGGTGTGGCTACTTTGTggcgaactccatacttttccaacAGACGTGCGAACgctctattgcaaaaatgggttccaccatcactgattatagctctcggggtgccaaaacgtgtgaagatgttttTCTTTAGAAAACTTGTTACCCCTTTTGCATCATTGGTTGGGAGAGCCACCACTTCGACCCACTTGGAGACATAGTCAACCGCTACCAATATATATTTGTTACCATACGAGCTGACGAACGACCCTATAAAGTCGATCCCCCATATGTCAAAAacctccacctcttgaattgtggTCATCGGCATCTCGTGACGGCAAGATATGTTGCCTGTCCTTTGGCATTCATCGCAACTTTTGACCCAAGCATGGGCCTCCTTGAACAGGGTAGGCCAATACAATCCTGATTCCAACACTTTTTCTGCTGTTCGGATTCCTCCAAAgtgtccaccatatggtgaagcatggcaaGCTTGCAAAACAAAAGgttgatctttctcggggatacacctccggatcatgttatctatACATATTTTAAACAATAGAGGTTTGTCCCAATAATAGGCTCGACAATCAcggaagaactttttcttttgaattgaggagagttcataaggtacaataccgcttGCTAAATAGTTAGTAATATCAGCATACCATGGAGTCTCCTCCATTGTCACATCAAGTAACTGTTCATCCGGGAATATCTCTGTTATGTCTTCaacctccattctcttttcagctccttccaatcttgagaggtggtctgccacttgattgtcCGTCCCCTTTCTGTCACGAATTTCCAGATTGAATTATTGTAGCAACAGAACCCAGCGAATCAAGCATGgatttgactccttctttgcaaTTAAGTACCTAATTGCtacatggtcagtataaacaataacTTTTGAGCCAATTAAGTACGACCTGAATTTGTCGAAGGCAAACACTACAACTAGCATTTCCTTTTCCGTTATAGTGTAATTGAGTTATGCACCGTTGAGCGTCCTGCTTGAATAGTAAATCAGGTGCATCATTTTGTCTTTGTGTTGCCCCAAGACTGCTTCTATAGCATAATCATTGGCGTCGCACATGAGCTCGAATGGTTGCTCCCAATTGGGTGCCACTATGatgggtgcagtcaccaatctcttcttcagctcctcaaaaaccaacctgcaatcattagaaaacacaaaggCCTGATCTTTTTCAAGCAGCttacataaggggttagcaattttagaaaaatctttaatgaatcgcctatagaacccggcgtgcccaaggaaacttctcactGCCTTTACCGAAGTGGGCGGTGACAGCTTCTCAATCAAatcaaccttagcatggtcgaCTTCAATGCCCTTgctggacactcgatgccccaacaCTATTCCTtcatgtaccataaaatggcacttttcccaattcagcACCAAATTTGTCTCTacacatcttttgagcactcttcttaagttgtgaagacaatcttcaaatgaatcccccaccacagagaaatcatccataaacacctccataatatcctccaccatgtcagtgaaaatggctaacatgcaccgctggaatgtagccggtgcattgcaaagtccaaagggcattctccgaaaggcaaagatgccatatggacaagtgaaagatgttttctctctgtcttccagggctattgagatctggttataccccgagtatccatccaagaAACAGAAGTGGGACCGCCCAGCTAAcctgtccaacatttggtcaatgaaaggtAGTGGGAAATGGTCCTTTCGAGTGGATGTGTTCAATTTCTGATAGTCCATGCAAATCCTCCACCCCGTGACTATACGAGTAGAGATCAACTCGTTATTCTCATTTTGTACGACCGTCATTCCTCCCTTTTTCGGCACACATTAGATAGGACTAACCCAGTTGCTGTtagagatggggaagatgatacccGCATCTAGCTacttgatcacttccttctttacTACTTCCTTCATATTCGGGTTCAGCCGTCGTTGATTCTCCCTGGAAGGTTTTTGCCCCTATTCTAGAagaatcttatgcatgcaaaaggttgGGCTGATACCCTTTATGTGTGCCATGGTCCAACCAATGACTGTCTTACATTCTTGCAATACCTTCAATAGTTGCTCTACCTGCACAGCTAGTaaaccagatgatataataataggcaAAGTAGAATTAGGCCCCAAAAAAATGTACCTGAGGTGGGCTGGAAGTGGTTTCAAGTCCAGATGTGGTGGCTCATCTATTGATGGTTTTGCAGGTGGTGTTGCTCTCTCTTCTAAGCGTAGGGGCTCGAACTGAGGTTCCCTTTTTCCAGAATCCTTGATCTTCGAGAGCCATGACCCACTCTGCCAACCCTTCACcgtccatctcttccaaattcatcaagcagGCTTCTAGTGGATCCTTGACATTAAGGGTCTCATCCTCTTCTTGTAGTATCACATCCACGGCCTCCACTAGTGAGCAGTTTGCAAATTCACTGGGTCTTCTCATGGATTGTTGaacgttgaatattatttcttcattgttcaacCTCATTTTCAACTCTCCGATCTCACAATCAATTAATGCTCTCCCAGTGGCTAAGAATAGCCTTCCCATAATGATGGGTATCTCTTCATCCACCTGACAGTCAAGAATAAcaaagtctgcaggaaatacaaatTTCCCCACTTGCACAAGCACATCATCAAGAATTCCTGTCGGTCTTTTGACTGTGCGATCGGCCAGTTGCAGCAACATTGAGGTCGGTCTAGCTCTACTAATGCCCAGTTTTGTATAGattgccaagggcatcaagtttatgctggctcccaagtcacacaatgctttagcaaaagcataactccCAATAGTGCATGGGATAGTGAAGCTACCTAGATCAGACGCCTTTTGGGCCATAGGTCTTGTCACTACTGCGCTGCAGGTCTGTGTCAGAGTTATAGTGGACAGGTCCTGGAAGTCAAATTTCCGCGACATcaggtccttcatcatttttgcataccctggcatttccctcaaagcatccatcagtggaatattcaattgaatctgtcgaagcatttccatgaatttcctgtattgatcatctttcttttgttttacCAATCTTTGAGGGAATGGTGCAGGAGTCAACCTCTGCCCACTACTTGAtgtcttttctttgtttgaagcttctggcacaagaggtgccacctgTTGTGAGACTTGTTCACCGTCCTTCTCCTTACCCTTGTCAACCTGTGCTTGTTCAATTATAACCTCAGTGAGCTTTGCTGACTCATCTGCCTCTAATGTAACTGGCGTAGTTGGCGTAGTCTCTCTCGTAAATTGAGCAACTTCTTGCTCTCTATCTAAATCTCTTCCATTCCTGAGACTCACTGCCATTAGCTGATTTGGGTTCTGTTCCTTTGGGTTAATATTTGTATCTGCAGGCAATGTTCCTTGGGGGTGATTGTTCAAGGCCATATACAGTTGTCCCGATTGAGTTTCAATACCTTTGATTGCTGAATCATGTGCTGCTAACTTTTCTTGTATCTTACCATTTGTtccaatgagttgttgcagcataCCCCTGATTTCTACCATGTTGTTGTCCTGttgttgatgaggtggttggtagGCCAACTGTTGCTGGTGCTGCTGATTATATCCCTgctgcctttgataaggcacaacttgaccttGTGGTCGTGCGCCCTCCAAAATTGGGGTTGTGTTATGGCAGGTTGGGTCTGTACTGTTGGTTTGGTGCTGGTCCCTATTGTTGCCCACCTTGCCTCTGACCTCCAAAATTATTGACATAATTCATGTCTTCTATGAAGCCTTGATTTtcattctctccactccacgagcacaCATACGACTGGTTTATGCAAGGAGTGCACAATCCTCCATTCGTTATATCAATAATGTGCACTTGCTTTGtatgcatctcatcaattttctttaTCAGTATGCTCATCTGAGTCATGAGAGTGGCATTGTTCTCTGCATGAGaattgtttgggtcaagagcaacagaatgcactattggtgtaagtgtcgtacctctagccatccagcctgaattttgagccatcttgtcaagaagaatcttgcactctgtgaatgtcttgctcaaaaatgcacccccagctgaagcatctacattggccttcaaactatctgctaaacccatgtagaatttctgtcccagcatctgatctggaatgccatggtgtggacacttcactagcatacccttgaacctctTCCGGGTTTCTTGCAAGGTCTCAGTTGGTTTCTGCCTGAACCGCAATATCTCATCAATCTGCCTTGCAGTCTTGTTGGgaggataaaacttgtttaagaaTCGTCTGACTAATTCTTCCAAAGTggcaatggagtttattgggagcgaattcagccaagtttgagcctctccAGTCACAAAGAATGGAAACAGTAATAGCTTGATGGCTTCAGGAGTCACATTTGGTTGTCTTTGGGTCACACATATTGATAGGAAattcttcagatgttgttgtgggtcttcAATATATGATCCGGAGAACAATCCCTTATTTTGCAATAGATGCAGCATATTGTTGGTGATCTGGAATGTCTCCGCTTATATCTGAGATACAACAATGGCGGTGGCTAAGTTATCAGCAGTTGATTGTGCCCAATCATAAAGAgcagcttctggcacaagaggtgccaccactCCATTGTTTGGGTCAATCCGATTATTCCGATTGTTTTCGTTGACATCGTCCACGTTGTCCATTTCAATTTTGAGTGTGTGTTTTTGTTGTAactgtttgttcttcttgttgacTCGATTTAATGCCCTGAATGCTTTCTCAGGGTCTGAGAGTCCTTCAAAAAGTTCACCAGTC is a window from the Nicotiana tomentosiformis chromosome 10, ASM39032v3, whole genome shotgun sequence genome containing:
- the LOC138900620 gene encoding uncharacterized protein, which codes for MVEIRGMLQQLIGTNGKIQEKLAAHDSAIKGIETQSGQLYMALNNHPQGTLPADTNINPKEQNPNQLMAVSLRNGRDLDREQEVAQFTRETTPTTPVTLEADESAKLTEVIIEQAQVDKGKEKDGEQVSQQVAPLVPEASNKEKTSSSGQRLTPAPFPQRLVKQKKDDQYRKFMEMLRQIQLNIPLMDALREMPGYAKMMKDLMSRKFDFQDLSTITLTQTCSAVVTRPMAQKASDLGSFTIPCTIGSYAFAKALCDLGASINLMPLAIYTKLGISRARPTSMLLQLADRTVKRPTGILDDVLVQVGKFVFPADFVILDCQVDEEIPIIMGRLFLATGRALIDCEIGELKMRLNNEEIIFNVQQSMRRPSEFANCSLVEAVDVILQEEDETLNVKDPLEACLMNLEEMDGEGLAEWVMALEDQGFWKKGTSVRAPTLRRESNTTCKTINR